A region of Plantactinospora sp. BC1 DNA encodes the following proteins:
- a CDS encoding ROK family transcriptional regulator has translation MDLERTTNRIVRQRNRSALLSKLFLEGPLTRQDLARSTGLSQPAVSNVVGDLIGAGLVVEAGAVESDGGRPSMMLRVAPRYALVAGVDVGETRIRVELFDLAMTMLASADYPLDAAGPEPAAVVRHILAGLDAVTTQAGATRSEILGVGIGVSGVVVQGGEAIVHAQTLGWHGVPLERLIRAEVDLPVHVDNGAKTLGQAEMWFGAGRGSRHAVFALVGSGVGAAVVTNGVMYRGVSSSAGEWGHTTLVYDGRACRCGARGCLEAYVGAEGIIDRYREARRGHAVPGADEESQLGALIEAADRSATARRVLTETAGYLGAGVANLINLFNPERVVLGGWAGVALGAHLLPAIREAAAGQALHQPYEQATIELGQLGIDAVALGAATLPVARLLAAGGLRN, from the coding sequence GTGGACCTGGAACGGACGACGAACCGGATCGTGCGACAGCGCAACCGGTCCGCCCTGCTGTCGAAGTTGTTCCTCGAGGGTCCGCTGACCCGGCAGGATCTCGCCCGCTCCACCGGGTTGAGCCAGCCCGCCGTCAGCAACGTGGTCGGCGACCTGATCGGGGCCGGTTTGGTGGTCGAGGCCGGCGCCGTGGAGTCCGACGGCGGCCGCCCCAGCATGATGCTCCGGGTCGCCCCCCGGTACGCCCTGGTCGCCGGGGTCGACGTCGGCGAGACCCGGATCCGGGTCGAACTCTTCGACCTGGCGATGACGATGCTGGCCAGCGCCGACTACCCGCTCGACGCGGCCGGGCCCGAACCGGCCGCCGTGGTCCGGCACATCCTGGCCGGGCTGGACGCCGTCACCACGCAGGCCGGGGCGACCCGCTCGGAGATCCTCGGCGTCGGCATCGGCGTCTCCGGCGTGGTGGTGCAGGGCGGCGAGGCGATCGTGCACGCCCAGACCCTCGGCTGGCACGGCGTACCGCTGGAGCGGCTGATCCGCGCCGAGGTCGACCTGCCGGTGCACGTCGACAACGGCGCGAAGACGCTGGGCCAGGCCGAGATGTGGTTCGGGGCCGGCCGGGGCAGCCGGCACGCCGTCTTCGCGCTGGTCGGCTCCGGGGTCGGCGCGGCGGTGGTGACCAACGGGGTGATGTACCGGGGCGTCTCCAGCAGCGCCGGCGAGTGGGGGCACACCACCCTGGTCTACGACGGCCGCGCCTGCCGGTGCGGCGCCCGGGGCTGCCTGGAGGCGTACGTCGGGGCGGAGGGGATCATCGACCGTTACCGGGAGGCCCGGCGCGGCCACGCCGTACCCGGTGCCGACGAGGAGTCCCAGTTGGGTGCCCTGATCGAGGCGGCGGACCGGTCCGCGACCGCCCGCCGGGTGCTGACCGAGACGGCCGGCTACCTCGGCGCCGGGGTGGCGAACCTGATCAACCTGTTCAACCCGGAACGGGTGGTGCTGGGCGGCTGGGCCGGGGTGGCGCTCGGCGCCCACCTGCTGCCGGCGATCCGCGAGGCGGCGGCGGGGCAGGCGCTGCACCAGCCGTACGAGCAGGCCACCATCGAGCTGGGTCAGCTCGGGATCGACGCGGTGGCGCTCGGCGCCGCCACCCTGCCGGTCGCCCGGCTGCTCGCCGCAGGTGGCCTGCGCAACTGA